One window from the genome of Melospiza georgiana isolate bMelGeo1 chromosome 13, bMelGeo1.pri, whole genome shotgun sequence encodes:
- the PTPN9 gene encoding tyrosine-protein phosphatase non-receptor type 9 isoform X2 gives MAAELSAEEEQATKQFLEEINKWTGQYNVSPLSWNVAVKFLMARKFDVLRAIELFHSYRETRLKEGIVKLKPHEEPLRSELLSGKFTILSVRDPSGASIALFTAKLHHPSKSVQHVVLQALFYLLDRAVESFETQRNGLVFIYDMAGSQYTNFELDLSKKILNLLKGAFPARLKKVFIVGAPMWFRVPYSIISLLLKEKLRERVQMVKMSELKDHLPRECLPEYLGGSLKLDPLSWNCRFLPQQNGHPDPLDELILVPLAAPKDNGSVHVPGPKSVTLQELLDHVSHKQKRGIYEEYEDIRRRSPAGTFACSLAPYNQDKNRYGDVPCLDQTRVKLAKPYSRPELTDYINASFMDGYKQRNAYIGTQGPLENTYGDFWRMVWEQNVLVIVMTTRLEEGGRRKCGQYWPLEKDFQACFGALTITNLGIENLNHYKKTILEIHSSETRERRLVSHFQYLSWPDYGVPSSAATLIDFLGAVKQQQRVAVSALGPRFKGHPGGPPVVVHCSAGIGRTGTFCALDICLSQLQDVGTLNIYQTVLRMRSQRAFSIQTPEQYYFCYTAILEHAQREGLLLSNHSRAAQERSSPGH, from the exons ATGGCCGCGGAGCTCAGCGCCGAGGAGGAGCAG GCCACCAAGCAGTTCCTGGAGGAGATCAACAAGTGGACAGGCCAGTACAATGTGTCCCCGCTCTCCTGGAATGTGGCTGTCAAGTTCCTCATGGCCCGCAAGTTCGACGTCCTGCGGGCCATCGAGCTCTTCCACTCCTACCGG gagACGCGGCTCAAGGAGGGGATTGTGAAGCTGAAGCCGCACGAGGAGCCACTGCGCTCGGAGCTGCTCAGTGGGAAATTCACCATTCTG AGCGTGCGGGACCCCTCGGGAGCCTCCATCGCCCTGTTCACAGCCAAGCTGCACCACCCCAGCAAGAGCGTGCAGCACGTGGTGCTCCAGGCACTCTTCTACCTGCTGGACCGAGCTGTGGAGAG CTTTGAGACACAAAGGAACGGGCTGGTATTCATCTACGACATGGCAGGGTCACAGTACACCAACTTCGAGCTGGACCTCAGCAAGAAGATCCTCAACCTGCTCAAG GGTGCCTTCCCAGCTCGGCTGAAGAAGGTTTTCATCGTGGGAGCACCCATGTGGTTCCGTGTGCCCTACTCCATCATCAGCCTGCTGCTGAAGGAGAAGCTGCGGGAGCGG GTGCAGATGGTGAAGATGTCGGAGCTGAAGGATCACCTGCCCCGGGAGTGCCTCCCTGAGTACCTCGGGGGGTCCCTCAAGCTGGACCCTCTGAGCTGGAACTGCCGGTTCCTGCCCCAGCAGAACGGGCACCCCGACCCCCTGGACGAGCTCATCCTGGTGCCGCTGGCGGCCCCCAAAGATAACGGCTCCGTCCACGTCCCCGGGCCCAAGTCTGTcaccctgcaggagctgctggaccACGTCAGCCACAAGCAGAAACGTGGCATCTATGAGGAGTACGAAGACATTCGGCGCAGGAGCCCCGCCGGCACCTTCGCCTGCTCTTT GGCACCCTACAACCAGGACAAGAACCGGTACGGGGACGTGCCCTGCCTGGACCAAACCCGTGTCAAGCTGGCAAAGCCATACAGCCGCCCGGAG ctgaCTGACTACATCAATGCGAGCTTCATGGATGGCTACAAGCAGAGGAATGCTTACATTGGCACTCAGG GGCCTCTGGAAAACACCTATGGTGACTTCTGGCGCATGGTGTGGGAGCAGAACGTCCTGGTGATCGTGATGACAACCCG gctggaggagggaggcaggaggaagTGCGGCCAGTACTGGCCCCTGGAAAAGGATTTCCAGGCGTGCTTTGGGGCCCTGACCATCACCAACCTGGGCATAGAGAACCTCAACCATTACAAGAAGACCATCCTGGAGATCCACAGCTCAGAG ACCAGGGAGCGGCGGCTGGTGTCCCACTTCCAGTACCTGAGCTGGCCAGATTATGGTGTcccctcttctgctgccactctCATTGACTTTCTGGGGGCcgtgaagcagcagcagagagtggCTGTCAGCGCCCTGGGACCTCGCTTCAAGGGCCACCCCGGGGGACCCCCAGTCGTGGTGCACTGCAGCGCTGGCATTGGCAGGACAG GTACCTTCTGCGCGCTGGACATCtgcctgtcacagctgcaggacGTGGGCACGCTGAACATCTACCAGACAGTGCTGCGCATGCGGAGCCAGCGCGCCTTCAGCATCCAGACCCCCGAGCAGTATTACTTCTGCTACACGGCCATCCTGGAGCACGCCCAGCGcgaggggctgctgctctccaacCACAGCCGGGCCGCCCAGGAGAGGAGCTCGCCGGGGCACTGA
- the PTPN9 gene encoding tyrosine-protein phosphatase non-receptor type 9 isoform X1 yields MFAIVAPRLGHQLGVGKAAFRAALGGLEAKITEVSFFPWATKQFLEEINKWTGQYNVSPLSWNVAVKFLMARKFDVLRAIELFHSYRETRLKEGIVKLKPHEEPLRSELLSGKFTILSVRDPSGASIALFTAKLHHPSKSVQHVVLQALFYLLDRAVESFETQRNGLVFIYDMAGSQYTNFELDLSKKILNLLKGAFPARLKKVFIVGAPMWFRVPYSIISLLLKEKLRERVQMVKMSELKDHLPRECLPEYLGGSLKLDPLSWNCRFLPQQNGHPDPLDELILVPLAAPKDNGSVHVPGPKSVTLQELLDHVSHKQKRGIYEEYEDIRRRSPAGTFACSLAPYNQDKNRYGDVPCLDQTRVKLAKPYSRPELTDYINASFMDGYKQRNAYIGTQGPLENTYGDFWRMVWEQNVLVIVMTTRLEEGGRRKCGQYWPLEKDFQACFGALTITNLGIENLNHYKKTILEIHSSETRERRLVSHFQYLSWPDYGVPSSAATLIDFLGAVKQQQRVAVSALGPRFKGHPGGPPVVVHCSAGIGRTGTFCALDICLSQLQDVGTLNIYQTVLRMRSQRAFSIQTPEQYYFCYTAILEHAQREGLLLSNHSRAAQERSSPGH; encoded by the exons ATGTTTGCAATAGTGGCTCCACGTTTGGGTCATCAGCTTGGTGTGGGGAAGGCTGCCTTCCGTGCTGCCCTCGGTGGCCTGGAAGCCAAAATAACAGAAGTTTCCTTCTTTCCATGG GCCACCAAGCAGTTCCTGGAGGAGATCAACAAGTGGACAGGCCAGTACAATGTGTCCCCGCTCTCCTGGAATGTGGCTGTCAAGTTCCTCATGGCCCGCAAGTTCGACGTCCTGCGGGCCATCGAGCTCTTCCACTCCTACCGG gagACGCGGCTCAAGGAGGGGATTGTGAAGCTGAAGCCGCACGAGGAGCCACTGCGCTCGGAGCTGCTCAGTGGGAAATTCACCATTCTG AGCGTGCGGGACCCCTCGGGAGCCTCCATCGCCCTGTTCACAGCCAAGCTGCACCACCCCAGCAAGAGCGTGCAGCACGTGGTGCTCCAGGCACTCTTCTACCTGCTGGACCGAGCTGTGGAGAG CTTTGAGACACAAAGGAACGGGCTGGTATTCATCTACGACATGGCAGGGTCACAGTACACCAACTTCGAGCTGGACCTCAGCAAGAAGATCCTCAACCTGCTCAAG GGTGCCTTCCCAGCTCGGCTGAAGAAGGTTTTCATCGTGGGAGCACCCATGTGGTTCCGTGTGCCCTACTCCATCATCAGCCTGCTGCTGAAGGAGAAGCTGCGGGAGCGG GTGCAGATGGTGAAGATGTCGGAGCTGAAGGATCACCTGCCCCGGGAGTGCCTCCCTGAGTACCTCGGGGGGTCCCTCAAGCTGGACCCTCTGAGCTGGAACTGCCGGTTCCTGCCCCAGCAGAACGGGCACCCCGACCCCCTGGACGAGCTCATCCTGGTGCCGCTGGCGGCCCCCAAAGATAACGGCTCCGTCCACGTCCCCGGGCCCAAGTCTGTcaccctgcaggagctgctggaccACGTCAGCCACAAGCAGAAACGTGGCATCTATGAGGAGTACGAAGACATTCGGCGCAGGAGCCCCGCCGGCACCTTCGCCTGCTCTTT GGCACCCTACAACCAGGACAAGAACCGGTACGGGGACGTGCCCTGCCTGGACCAAACCCGTGTCAAGCTGGCAAAGCCATACAGCCGCCCGGAG ctgaCTGACTACATCAATGCGAGCTTCATGGATGGCTACAAGCAGAGGAATGCTTACATTGGCACTCAGG GGCCTCTGGAAAACACCTATGGTGACTTCTGGCGCATGGTGTGGGAGCAGAACGTCCTGGTGATCGTGATGACAACCCG gctggaggagggaggcaggaggaagTGCGGCCAGTACTGGCCCCTGGAAAAGGATTTCCAGGCGTGCTTTGGGGCCCTGACCATCACCAACCTGGGCATAGAGAACCTCAACCATTACAAGAAGACCATCCTGGAGATCCACAGCTCAGAG ACCAGGGAGCGGCGGCTGGTGTCCCACTTCCAGTACCTGAGCTGGCCAGATTATGGTGTcccctcttctgctgccactctCATTGACTTTCTGGGGGCcgtgaagcagcagcagagagtggCTGTCAGCGCCCTGGGACCTCGCTTCAAGGGCCACCCCGGGGGACCCCCAGTCGTGGTGCACTGCAGCGCTGGCATTGGCAGGACAG GTACCTTCTGCGCGCTGGACATCtgcctgtcacagctgcaggacGTGGGCACGCTGAACATCTACCAGACAGTGCTGCGCATGCGGAGCCAGCGCGCCTTCAGCATCCAGACCCCCGAGCAGTATTACTTCTGCTACACGGCCATCCTGGAGCACGCCCAGCGcgaggggctgctgctctccaacCACAGCCGGGCCGCCCAGGAGAGGAGCTCGCCGGGGCACTGA